In the Methylophilus sp. 5 genome, one interval contains:
- the rplU gene encoding 50S ribosomal protein L21 produces MYAVIKTGGKQYKVAAGDKVKVEKLAGDVGSTVVIDKVLMIADGETTTVGAPLVAGAKVNATVVSHGRGDKVMIFKMRRRKHYRKTQGHRQSYTEIKIETISAK; encoded by the coding sequence ATGTACGCAGTGATTAAAACAGGTGGCAAACAGTACAAAGTAGCCGCTGGTGACAAGGTGAAAGTTGAGAAATTGGCTGGTGACGTTGGCTCAACAGTGGTGATCGACAAAGTGTTGATGATTGCTGATGGTGAAACAACTACAGTTGGTGCACCTTTGGTAGCTGGTGCGAAAGTGAACGCCACTGTGGTATCACACGGCCGTGGTGACAAGGTGATGATTTTTAAAATGCGTCGTCGTAAGCACTACCGCAAGACTCAAGGTCATCGTCAGAGCTACACGGAAATTAAAATCGAAACTATTTCAGCAAAATAA
- the cgtA gene encoding Obg family GTPase CgtA: MKFIDEATIKVYAGDGGNGVATFRREKYEPMGGPNGGDGGRGGSILVLADRNINTLVDYRYTRTFKAQRGENGSGSDCYGKGGDDMILRVPVGTTISDKATGQMMVDLNTDGQQVMMAKGGNGGLGNIHFKTSTNRSPRQCTKGDPGEAFELYLELKVLADVGLLGMPNAGKSTFIRSVSAAKPKVADYPFTTLHPNLGVVRVDSNRSFVIADVPGLIEGAAEGAGLGHQFLRHLQRTSLLLHLVDLAPFDDAVDPVQEAKAIVNELKKYDQELYDKPRWLVLNKIDMLPDSAQKVAEFVKAYGWEGPVFPISAISGVGCQTLTYAIMDHIEQSRAQRELEEAQPQPATE, translated from the coding sequence ATGAAGTTTATTGACGAAGCGACTATCAAAGTTTATGCCGGTGACGGCGGTAACGGTGTTGCCACTTTCCGCCGTGAAAAATATGAGCCTATGGGCGGCCCCAACGGCGGTGACGGTGGTCGTGGTGGTTCTATTCTGGTGCTTGCTGATCGCAATATCAATACGCTGGTGGATTACCGCTATACGCGCACCTTCAAGGCGCAGCGTGGTGAAAACGGTAGCGGGTCAGACTGCTACGGCAAGGGTGGCGACGACATGATCTTGCGTGTGCCTGTGGGTACCACCATTAGCGATAAAGCCACCGGGCAAATGATGGTGGACTTGAATACCGATGGCCAGCAAGTGATGATGGCCAAAGGCGGCAATGGCGGCCTGGGTAATATCCACTTTAAAACCAGTACCAACCGTTCTCCACGCCAATGTACCAAAGGTGACCCGGGTGAAGCTTTTGAGCTGTATCTTGAGTTAAAAGTCCTGGCGGATGTTGGTTTGCTGGGGATGCCAAACGCGGGTAAATCCACCTTTATACGCTCAGTTTCTGCAGCAAAACCCAAAGTGGCTGATTATCCATTTACTACGCTGCATCCTAATTTGGGCGTGGTCCGTGTCGACAGCAATCGTAGCTTTGTGATTGCCGATGTGCCTGGCCTGATCGAAGGCGCAGCTGAAGGCGCTGGGTTGGGTCACCAATTCTTGCGTCATTTGCAACGGACTTCTTTGTTGTTGCATTTGGTCGACCTGGCGCCGTTTGACGACGCTGTTGACCCGGTCCAGGAAGCTAAAGCCATCGTTAATGAACTGAAAAAATACGACCAGGAACTCTACGATAAACCGCGCTGGCTGGTGCTGAACAAGATTGACATGCTGCCAGACAGTGCGCAAAAAGTGGCCGAGTTTGTGAAAGCCTATGGCTGGGAAGGTCCGGTGTTTCCGATTTCTGCAATTAGCGGTGTCGGCTGCCAGACCTTAACCTACGCCATCATGGATCATATTGAGCAATCACGTGCGCAACGTGAGCTAGAAGAAGCACAGCCGCAACCAGCGACAGAATAA
- a CDS encoding PLP-dependent aminotransferase family protein, with translation MKKYEIIAEEIASAIQQGLLKRGDKLPSIRQIQSSKQVNASTVFQAYYLLEARGLIVTRPRSGYYVAGPLRSERLLPHAASDDGTPTTLQVSDLVFNLLERIKDPQQIPFGSAFPSPLLFPLSKLADHMASAVRRMQPQETVSDIGQGDLALRRQIALRYQLDGKQTDPNDIVITNGALEALNLCLAAVTQPGDSVIIESPSFYAALQAIERMGLRAIEVPSHPEQGIDLAALERAIIQHQPKACWLMTNFQNPTGSLMPAEKKQALVALITRYQLPMIEDDVYRELYFGQQRPLPANTWDDDGWVMHCSSFSKALAPGYRVGWVSAGRFTEKITRLKISTTLATSIPAQLALASYLAKGGYDKHLRQLRHQLMLQQLQFSQAIHQHLPPQVRFTLPQGGYFLWLQLPAQQDSLHLFQQAIAQNISLAPGHMFSSQQQYAGYIRLNYGHAINTVHLQAIERLGRLMKSSTQPPI, from the coding sequence GTGAAGAAATACGAAATCATCGCCGAAGAAATCGCCAGCGCCATCCAGCAAGGCCTGCTCAAGCGCGGCGACAAGCTGCCCTCTATCCGCCAGATACAATCCAGCAAGCAGGTGAACGCGTCTACCGTGTTTCAGGCTTATTACCTGCTCGAAGCGCGCGGCCTGATTGTAACGCGCCCACGCTCGGGCTACTACGTTGCCGGCCCCTTGCGTAGCGAGCGCCTGCTGCCACATGCGGCAAGCGATGACGGCACGCCGACCACGCTGCAAGTCAGTGACCTGGTGTTCAATTTACTTGAACGCATTAAAGACCCGCAACAGATCCCATTCGGCTCGGCTTTTCCCAGCCCGCTGTTGTTTCCGCTGTCAAAACTGGCAGACCATATGGCCAGCGCCGTGCGCCGCATGCAACCACAAGAAACAGTGAGTGACATTGGCCAGGGCGATCTCGCCCTCAGGCGGCAAATTGCCTTGCGTTACCAGTTGGATGGCAAGCAAACCGACCCGAATGACATTGTGATTACCAATGGCGCGCTGGAGGCACTTAATCTGTGCCTGGCCGCTGTCACCCAGCCTGGCGACAGCGTGATTATCGAGTCGCCCAGTTTTTACGCCGCCCTGCAAGCGATAGAGCGCATGGGGTTGCGTGCGATTGAAGTCCCTAGCCACCCGGAACAAGGCATAGATTTAGCGGCGTTGGAGCGTGCGATTATTCAGCACCAGCCCAAAGCGTGCTGGCTGATGACCAACTTTCAAAACCCCACTGGCAGCCTGATGCCCGCAGAAAAAAAGCAGGCGTTGGTTGCGCTCATCACGCGCTACCAATTGCCGATGATAGAAGATGATGTCTATCGCGAATTGTACTTTGGCCAGCAGCGGCCATTGCCTGCCAACACCTGGGATGATGATGGCTGGGTCATGCATTGCAGTTCGTTTTCAAAAGCACTGGCACCGGGTTACCGGGTAGGCTGGGTCTCTGCCGGACGTTTTACCGAAAAAATTACCCGTTTAAAAATCTCCACCACCTTGGCGACCTCTATTCCAGCCCAACTGGCGCTGGCGAGCTACCTGGCAAAAGGCGGCTACGACAAACACTTGCGCCAGTTGCGGCACCAACTCATGTTGCAGCAACTGCAATTCTCACAAGCCATTCACCAGCACCTGCCGCCACAAGTGCGCTTTACCTTACCGCAAGGCGGCTATTTTTTATGGCTGCAACTGCCTGCACAACAAGATAGTTTGCACCTGTTTCAACAGGCGATTGCCCAAAATATCAGTCTGGCGCCCGGCCATATGTTTTCGTCACAGCAGCAATACGCGGGCTATATCAGGCTCAACTACGGCCACGCCATTAACACGGTGCATCTGCAGGCGATTGAGCGTTTGGGGCGCCTAATGAAATCAAGCACTCAGCCACCCATCTGA
- the ppk2 gene encoding polyphosphate kinase 2, translated as MTIEKSAEIHAIEEHMSMDERFNNDMLDSFDEELEMELDDERMEQILAEFTGAGNITDGASDRLSERQTYFKELFRLQGELVKLQDWVVRKKLKVVVLFEGRDAAGKGGVIKRVTQRLNPRVCRVAALPAPSERERSQWYFQRYISHLPAGGEMVLFDRSWYNRAGVEKVMGFCNDEEYEEFFRTVPEFEKMLVRAGIILIKYWFSITDDEQHLRFMTRIHDPLKQWKLSPMDLESRRLWEQYTKAKEVMLERTHIPEAPWWVIEAVDKKKARLNCISHLLSQIEYGEVEHAPVVLPKRVYHTDYIREPVPKEMLVPAKY; from the coding sequence ATGACAATCGAAAAATCTGCTGAAATCCACGCCATTGAGGAGCATATGTCGATGGATGAACGATTCAATAATGACATGCTTGATAGTTTTGATGAAGAGCTGGAAATGGAGCTGGACGATGAACGCATGGAGCAGATTCTGGCGGAGTTCACTGGTGCAGGCAACATCACGGATGGCGCATCAGACAGGCTGTCAGAGCGTCAAACTTACTTTAAAGAACTGTTTAGGCTGCAGGGCGAACTGGTCAAACTGCAAGACTGGGTGGTGCGTAAAAAATTAAAAGTTGTCGTGCTGTTTGAGGGGCGCGATGCCGCCGGTAAAGGTGGGGTGATTAAACGGGTCACGCAGCGGCTGAATCCGCGCGTTTGCCGTGTTGCCGCATTGCCTGCTCCGAGTGAGCGTGAACGGTCGCAATGGTATTTTCAACGCTATATTTCTCACCTGCCAGCGGGTGGCGAAATGGTGTTGTTTGACCGCAGCTGGTATAACCGTGCCGGGGTAGAGAAGGTCATGGGATTTTGCAACGATGAAGAGTACGAAGAGTTTTTCCGTACGGTGCCCGAGTTTGAAAAGATGCTGGTACGTGCCGGCATTATATTGATTAAATATTGGTTCTCGATCACCGACGATGAGCAGCATTTACGCTTTATGACGCGTATTCACGACCCGCTCAAGCAATGGAAACTGAGCCCGATGGACTTGGAATCCCGCCGCCTGTGGGAGCAATACACCAAAGCCAAAGAGGTCATGCTGGAACGCACGCATATCCCCGAAGCACCATGGTGGGTCATAGAGGCAGTAGACAAAAAGAAAGCGCGCCTAAACTGCATCAGCCATTTACTCAGCCAGATTGAATACGGCGAAGTAGAACACGCGCCGGTCGTGTTGCCTAAGCGCGTCTATCACACCGACTATATCCGCGAGCCAGTGCCTAAAGAAATGCTGGTCCCGGCCAAGTATTAA
- a CDS encoding 3'-5' exonuclease family protein encodes MLPSVTFLDLETTGATPLRDRITEIALVRFDNGVETVRWQTLVNPQQPIPPFIQSLTGINNAMVADAPLFAEVADKLLALLEGSVLAAHNVRFDHGFLKSEFKRLNITLRQKVLCTVKLSRLLYPQHFSHGIDAIIARHQITGLARHRAMGDVEAILVMLGDAKRDLGEAVVQAAALKLMAAPTLPPHIDASLVGELPEAPGVYLFYGENALPLYVGKSINLRARVLSHFSRDHASSKEMRMTQEMKRFEWMPAAGEFSALLLESRLVKELQPIYNRQLRRERSLCSWQIEPEAQPLLKLVHEDDIDPSQMAQLFGTFRSKRQAVETLRKIADLSHLCVKVLGLEADRDGPCFAYQLKRCKGVCCGQESAEMHALRVQQALMAHKLKAWPYRGKIGIEEYNLEHDLRQIHVFEHWVYLGVAVDDDSLQALRAQKTALKFDLDSYKLLLKMLAHKKTRVLDLAG; translated from the coding sequence ATGTTGCCTTCCGTTACTTTTCTTGACCTCGAAACCACCGGGGCAACGCCTTTACGAGACCGTATTACCGAAATTGCGCTGGTGCGCTTCGATAACGGTGTAGAGACGGTGCGTTGGCAAACGCTGGTCAATCCTCAGCAACCGATTCCGCCTTTTATTCAATCGCTCACCGGCATTAACAATGCCATGGTGGCTGATGCGCCTTTATTTGCTGAGGTGGCCGATAAACTGCTGGCCTTACTGGAAGGCTCGGTGCTCGCCGCACACAATGTGCGCTTCGACCATGGTTTTTTAAAGTCTGAATTTAAGCGCCTCAATATTACTTTGCGCCAAAAAGTATTGTGTACGGTCAAGTTGTCGCGCCTGTTATACCCGCAACATTTTAGCCACGGCATTGACGCGATTATCGCGCGTCACCAGATCACTGGTCTGGCACGTCACCGCGCCATGGGTGATGTGGAGGCGATTTTAGTGATGCTGGGTGATGCCAAACGTGACTTGGGCGAAGCGGTGGTACAGGCTGCGGCGTTAAAGCTAATGGCCGCACCTACCTTGCCGCCGCATATTGATGCCAGCCTGGTGGGTGAGCTGCCAGAGGCACCAGGCGTTTACCTGTTTTATGGCGAAAATGCGTTGCCGCTATATGTCGGTAAAAGCATCAATCTGCGCGCACGCGTGCTCTCGCATTTTAGTCGTGACCATGCGTCGAGCAAAGAAATGCGCATGACGCAGGAAATGAAACGCTTTGAATGGATGCCGGCTGCGGGGGAGTTTAGTGCCTTGTTGCTGGAGTCGCGCCTGGTTAAAGAGCTGCAACCTATTTATAACCGTCAGTTGCGCCGTGAGCGTTCATTATGTAGCTGGCAAATTGAGCCTGAGGCGCAGCCCCTGCTTAAGCTGGTGCATGAAGATGACATTGACCCTAGCCAAATGGCGCAGTTGTTTGGCACCTTTAGAAGCAAACGGCAGGCGGTTGAAACCTTGCGCAAAATCGCTGACCTGAGCCACTTGTGCGTCAAAGTGCTGGGGCTGGAAGCCGATCGCGACGGGCCATGTTTTGCTTATCAACTCAAACGTTGCAAAGGCGTGTGTTGCGGGCAAGAGTCGGCCGAAATGCATGCCCTGCGTGTGCAGCAAGCCTTGATGGCACATAAACTCAAAGCCTGGCCATACCGCGGCAAAATAGGCATAGAAGAATACAACCTGGAACATGACCTGCGCCAGATTCACGTGTTTGAGCACTGGGTGTATTTAGGCGTGGCGGTGGATGATGACAGCTTGCAGGCGTTGCGAGCACAAAAAACAGCCCTTAAATTTGACCTCGATAGCTACAAGTTACTGTTGAAAATGCTGGCACACAAAAAGACCCGTGTACTGGATCTGGCTGGTTAG
- the ccoG gene encoding cytochrome c oxidase accessory protein CcoG translates to MTSSRSKQVIPIVAAPVGEQTISLYQKTPKVYPRSVSGYFKNWRWLMIWLTQLVFYGMPWLQYGGRQALLLDIDAHRFYLFSLVIFPQDLFYLALLLIICALGLFLFTAVAGRLWCGFSCPQSVYTEIFLWMERRIEGDRMARQKLDSQPWGARKTGIKVSKHSAWLAFSLLTGFTFVGYFTPIRELFSEMQQWQMGGWSCFWLGFYGLATYGNAGFLREQVCKHMCPYARFQSAMFDNHTLIVAYDSARGEPRGSRSKGQDYQSQGLGACIDCNICVQVCPVGIDIRNGLQYECISCGLCIDACNDVMDKMHYPRDLIRFSAAGLSGQHKLSQHLLRPRVLIYSGLFVLMMGWLGYGLLHKPDFKVDIMRDRNIMYRETGHGIENPYQLHLTNATEHNQRYQVRASGIDGLRVESEQILTAAPTEEVLVPLSLSLPASDLQGSHRIQIEVTALSNGEKVSTNSTFYLP, encoded by the coding sequence ATGACCTCTTCACGCAGTAAACAGGTGATTCCAATTGTGGCAGCCCCCGTCGGCGAGCAAACCATCTCGCTTTATCAAAAAACGCCCAAGGTCTACCCGCGCTCTGTGAGCGGCTACTTTAAAAACTGGCGCTGGCTCATGATCTGGCTGACCCAATTGGTGTTTTACGGCATGCCCTGGCTGCAATATGGCGGGCGCCAGGCGCTATTACTCGATATTGATGCACACCGTTTTTATCTATTTAGCCTGGTGATATTTCCGCAAGATTTGTTTTACCTGGCTTTATTGCTGATTATTTGCGCCTTGGGTCTGTTTTTATTTACCGCTGTGGCTGGCCGCCTCTGGTGTGGTTTCTCTTGCCCGCAATCGGTGTATACCGAGATTTTTTTGTGGATGGAGCGCCGTATAGAAGGTGACCGCATGGCCAGGCAAAAACTCGATAGCCAACCCTGGGGCGCACGCAAAACCGGCATAAAAGTGAGCAAGCACTCCGCCTGGCTGGCTTTTTCACTGCTCACAGGCTTTACCTTTGTCGGTTATTTCACGCCTATACGCGAGTTGTTTAGTGAGATGCAACAGTGGCAAATGGGCGGCTGGTCATGCTTTTGGCTCGGCTTTTACGGCCTGGCCACTTATGGCAACGCCGGCTTTCTGCGCGAGCAGGTTTGCAAACACATGTGCCCCTATGCGCGCTTTCAAAGTGCAATGTTTGACAACCACACGTTGATTGTGGCCTATGACAGCGCACGTGGTGAGCCGCGTGGCAGCCGCAGCAAAGGGCAAGACTACCAATCGCAAGGCCTGGGCGCATGTATTGATTGCAACATCTGCGTACAGGTTTGCCCGGTAGGGATTGATATTCGCAATGGCTTGCAATATGAATGTATCAGTTGCGGCTTGTGCATAGACGCCTGTAATGACGTGATGGACAAAATGCACTATCCGCGCGACCTGATCCGTTTTTCTGCAGCAGGCCTTAGCGGCCAGCACAAGCTCAGCCAGCACTTGTTGCGGCCACGCGTATTAATCTATAGCGGGTTGTTTGTATTGATGATGGGGTGGTTAGGCTACGGCCTATTGCATAAGCCTGATTTCAAGGTCGACATCATGCGTGACCGCAACATTATGTACCGCGAAACCGGCCATGGCATTGAAAACCCTTACCAACTGCACCTCACCAATGCCACCGAGCACAATCAGCGCTACCAGGTGCGTGCCAGCGGCATAGACGGCTTGCGCGTGGAAAGTGAGCAGATACTCACGGCAGCCCCTACCGAAGAAGTATTGGTGCCTTTGAGCCTGTCACTCCCGGCGAGTGACCTGCAAGGCAGCCATCGCATTCAGATCGAGGTCACCGCACTTTCCAATGGAGAGAAAGTGTCAACCAACAGCACCTTCTACCTGCCCTGA
- a CDS encoding MarR family winged helix-turn-helix transcriptional regulator, whose translation MPNLYLENQLCFSLYSATHALLRSYKPDLDKLNLTYPQYLVLVALWQYKQLSIKQIAEKLMLEPATITPVVKRLEVKKLTKRTRQKDDERVVIVSLTEEGQALRSKLSDVQKRVACDTGLNNTAFDTLNQTLNTLTKNVTAKIPD comes from the coding sequence ATGCCTAACTTATACCTTGAAAACCAATTGTGCTTTTCGCTCTACTCGGCAACGCATGCGTTGTTGCGCTCTTACAAGCCTGATCTGGACAAATTAAATCTGACCTATCCGCAATATCTGGTCTTGGTCGCACTCTGGCAATACAAGCAATTGTCGATCAAACAAATCGCCGAAAAACTAATGCTGGAGCCAGCCACGATTACGCCAGTGGTGAAACGCCTGGAAGTTAAAAAGCTGACCAAACGCACACGTCAAAAAGATGATGAGCGTGTAGTGATTGTGAGCCTGACTGAAGAAGGCCAAGCGTTGCGCAGCAAACTGTCTGATGTACAAAAACGCGTTGCCTGTGATACCGGGCTTAACAACACGGCCTTTGACACCCTGAATCAAACGCTGAATACGCTGACCAAAAATGTGACGGCTAAAATTCCTGACTAG
- the rpmA gene encoding 50S ribosomal protein L27, with protein MAHKKAGGSSRNGRDSQAKRLGVKAFGETVVNAGSIIVRQRGTKMHAGENVGMGKDHTLFALVEGKVKFAIKGALKRHTVSIEAV; from the coding sequence ATGGCACACAAAAAAGCAGGCGGTAGTTCACGTAACGGCCGCGACTCACAAGCCAAACGCCTGGGCGTTAAAGCTTTCGGTGAAACAGTTGTTAACGCTGGCAGCATTATCGTTCGCCAACGTGGGACTAAAATGCACGCTGGCGAAAACGTTGGCATGGGTAAAGACCACACGCTGTTTGCATTGGTAGAAGGCAAAGTTAAATTTGCTATTAAAGGTGCCTTAAAGCGCCATACCGTGAGCATCGAAGCGGTTTAA
- a CDS encoding nidogen-like domain-containing protein encodes MGSNTVFLSGMKKISLAVMLAGLSANVQAIELLSGFGGDAGFGELAMLQNDDGSSNALNLPFNINFFGQAFSSFFVNNNGNISFLSPLSTFTPRAFPVASQPIIAPYWADVDTRTSSPAPLGGNNVYVASPSADTVVVTWNNVGYFPAQNDKQNNFQLVLQKAPGTTDGSFSAEFRYDRLQWTTGSASGGINGLGGVPAQAGYDAGDNINYETLPGSLSNEVLNLVNLSNVSTATPGLWRFLFNNGALPGQTAENAFLPVVVDGAYQFEFNVQLNQRVFIDPLVAVGYDYEVTGNQFTSVLLPLLTADTDGYAIYALGNVTPGGLLGTVMGGTVFDFAAPLSGFTVVGIDTAAMLSPGNTTAFVTGLTFLNAGVVTMSQTPITSFVAQVPEPSSYAMLLCGLAGLIAARRQMRA; translated from the coding sequence ATGGGTAGCAATACGGTCTTTTTATCTGGAATGAAGAAAATCAGCCTTGCCGTTATGTTGGCAGGGTTGTCGGCAAATGTGCAGGCGATTGAGTTGCTGAGTGGGTTTGGCGGCGATGCTGGCTTTGGTGAGCTGGCAATGCTGCAAAATGATGATGGTTCGAGTAATGCATTGAACCTGCCATTTAATATTAATTTTTTTGGTCAGGCATTCAGCAGCTTTTTTGTTAACAATAACGGCAATATCAGTTTTCTAAGCCCGCTGTCAACGTTTACACCGCGAGCGTTTCCGGTGGCCAGCCAGCCTATCATTGCGCCTTATTGGGCAGATGTCGATACGCGCACCAGTAGCCCTGCGCCTTTAGGCGGTAATAATGTCTACGTGGCTTCACCAAGTGCCGATACTGTGGTTGTGACCTGGAACAACGTGGGTTATTTTCCTGCGCAAAACGACAAGCAAAATAATTTTCAATTAGTGCTGCAAAAGGCCCCAGGCACAACGGATGGTAGTTTTAGCGCCGAGTTTCGTTATGACCGCCTGCAATGGACGACGGGCAGCGCCAGTGGCGGTATCAATGGTTTGGGTGGTGTGCCTGCGCAAGCGGGCTATGATGCAGGGGATAATATCAACTACGAAACCTTGCCAGGTTCACTCTCAAATGAGGTGTTGAATCTGGTTAACTTGAGCAACGTGTCTACCGCGACGCCTGGTTTGTGGCGTTTTTTGTTTAATAACGGTGCCTTGCCGGGCCAAACTGCCGAAAATGCCTTTTTGCCTGTGGTGGTTGATGGTGCTTATCAATTTGAATTCAATGTGCAGTTAAACCAGCGCGTGTTTATTGATCCGCTGGTTGCGGTGGGCTATGACTACGAAGTGACGGGCAACCAGTTTACGTCAGTTTTGCTGCCACTACTGACCGCCGACACCGATGGCTATGCAATTTATGCCTTGGGTAATGTGACGCCTGGTGGCTTGCTTGGCACGGTAATGGGTGGCACGGTGTTTGACTTTGCCGCCCCGCTGAGCGGCTTTACGGTGGTTGGTATTGATACTGCAGCCATGCTTAGCCCCGGCAACACAACGGCATTCGTCACCGGCCTGACGTTCTTGAATGCAGGCGTGGTTACCATGTCGCAAACGCCGATTACCAGCTTTGTGGCGCAAGTGCCGGAGCCATCCTCTTATGCCATGTTGTTATGTGGTTTGGCAGGCTTGATCGCCGCGCGCCGTCAAATGCGTGCATAA
- a CDS encoding inorganic phosphate transporter, with the protein MDTSAASQSTLLHSASSSKPNLDKKAGALTMAIFVGLLLLGLVYTGFSLMHDVTDTGAQTTTWLPFILLGVALVIALAFEFVNGFHDTANAVATVIYTHSLPANFAVIWSGTFNFLGVLVSSGAVAFGIISLLPVELILQVGSGAGFAMVFALLIAAIMWNLGTWLLGLPASSSHTLIGSIIGVGVANALMHGRDGTSGVDWAQATKIGYSLLLSPLIGFFCAALLLLALKAFVKSKELYQEPKGNKPPPLWIRGLLILTCTGVSFAHGSNDGQKGMGLIMLILVGTVPMAYALNRAMPADQMTQFVAVAQVTQQSLVHNTSLTLPATNEAARHVLTDYVRTKTVTPQVVPALAAMTGSIGEQVKSHGTFAEVPVEQVGNVRNDMYLVSEAIRFLDKDDSVKFDGDTKANVTAFKKEIDRATKFIPLWVKVAVAIALGLGTMVGWKRIVVTVGEKIGKTHLTYGQGASAELVAMTMIGAADMYGLPVSTTHVLSSGVAGTMAANKSGLQMSTIRNLLMAWVLTLPMAMVLSGSLYWLFTHLF; encoded by the coding sequence ATGGATACTTCAGCGGCTAGTCAATCGACGCTGTTACATAGCGCGTCCTCCTCTAAGCCTAATCTCGATAAAAAAGCCGGTGCGCTCACCATGGCAATTTTTGTGGGCTTATTGCTGCTTGGCTTGGTGTATACCGGCTTTAGCCTGATGCATGACGTTACAGATACCGGCGCGCAAACGACCACCTGGCTGCCATTTATATTACTTGGTGTGGCATTGGTGATTGCGCTCGCCTTTGAGTTTGTGAACGGTTTTCATGATACGGCGAATGCGGTCGCCACCGTCATTTATACCCACTCATTGCCTGCTAACTTCGCGGTGATCTGGTCAGGGACGTTTAACTTTCTGGGTGTGCTAGTGTCTAGCGGCGCAGTGGCTTTTGGCATTATTTCTTTGTTGCCGGTGGAGCTAATTTTGCAAGTGGGCTCTGGTGCGGGGTTTGCCATGGTGTTTGCATTGCTCATTGCCGCCATCATGTGGAACTTGGGCACCTGGCTGCTGGGCCTGCCTGCATCTTCATCGCATACCTTGATTGGCTCGATTATTGGTGTTGGTGTGGCCAATGCGCTGATGCATGGACGTGATGGCACCAGCGGTGTAGATTGGGCGCAGGCGACCAAAATCGGCTATTCACTATTGCTTTCCCCTTTGATTGGTTTTTTCTGTGCCGCGCTATTACTGCTCGCGCTCAAAGCATTTGTTAAAAGCAAAGAGCTGTATCAAGAACCCAAAGGCAATAAGCCACCCCCGCTGTGGATTCGTGGTTTGCTGATTTTGACCTGTACTGGCGTGTCATTTGCGCATGGCTCCAATGATGGCCAAAAAGGCATGGGGTTGATTATGCTGATTCTGGTGGGCACGGTGCCTATGGCGTATGCCTTGAACCGCGCGATGCCCGCTGACCAAATGACGCAGTTTGTGGCGGTGGCGCAGGTGACGCAGCAATCGCTGGTGCACAACACAAGTTTAACGCTACCTGCCACTAACGAAGCGGCCCGCCACGTGCTCACAGACTATGTGCGCACCAAAACCGTCACGCCGCAAGTGGTGCCTGCATTAGCGGCCATGACCGGTAGTATTGGTGAGCAGGTGAAGTCACATGGCACCTTTGCCGAAGTCCCTGTAGAACAAGTCGGTAACGTGCGTAATGATATGTATCTGGTGTCTGAAGCCATTCGTTTTCTGGATAAAGACGACAGTGTTAAATTTGACGGTGATACCAAAGCAAACGTGACCGCCTTTAAAAAAGAAATTGACCGCGCCACCAAATTTATTCCGCTCTGGGTAAAAGTGGCCGTCGCCATTGCTCTTGGCCTCGGCACCATGGTGGGCTGGAAGCGCATTGTGGTCACAGTAGGTGAAAAAATCGGCAAAACGCACCTGACTTACGGCCAGGGCGCCTCGGCTGAATTGGTTGCCATGACCATGATAGGCGCAGCGGATATGTACGGTTTACCGGTGTCGACCACCCATGTTTTATCATCAGGCGTGGCAGGCACGATGGCCGCCAATAAGTCAGGCTTGCAAATGTCGACCATCCGTAACCTGCTGATGGCCTGGGTGCTGACATTGCCGATGGCGATGGTGCTATCAGGCAGTTTATATTGGCTGTTTACACACCTGTTTTAA